In Methanosarcina barkeri MS, a single window of DNA contains:
- a CDS encoding TrmB family transcriptional regulator translates to MTRKIIENLQKLGFTRNEAKIYAVLVCLKQARASEIAESSGVPRSKVYGTLRGMEKKGYVRIIEGEPTLFCCVEPEELIFRIRTDFMLSLSETANELNALSPTTKGFSVGSFRKLKVRV, encoded by the coding sequence GTGACTCGTAAAATTATAGAAAATCTTCAAAAACTGGGGTTTACCAGAAACGAAGCTAAAATCTACGCAGTACTTGTCTGCCTTAAACAAGCGCGAGCCAGTGAAATTGCAGAAAGTTCCGGAGTCCCCAGATCTAAAGTTTATGGAACTCTCAGAGGAATGGAGAAGAAGGGATATGTCCGGATAATTGAAGGTGAACCAACACTTTTTTGCTGTGTAGAGCCTGAAGAGCTTATTTTCAGGATAAGGACGGATTTTATGCTTTCTCTAAGCGAGACTGCAAATGAACTTAACGCTTTGAGCCCTACAACTAAAGGATTTTCTGTAGGAAGTTTTCGCAAATTAAAAGTACGAGTCTAA
- a CDS encoding helix-turn-helix transcriptional regulator yields the protein MSSSLCDTIWLSEKRKNLLLLLMEGPRNIEQIKTSLNVTSKAMMPQIKILKKQGLVLQKENTYMLSEIGKLVVGNMLPLLNTLEVLEENKEYWTSRDTSVIPQEQFMRLGELGECMVIEPDLNHLFDLPREFTENLIKSRCIMSSLSYYHPLYSSLYSRLAKSGAEMEIVLTKAVLERLKNDCRDELETLLDSESTVVKICEENLNLPTIAVTEKFMYICLFNKQGKYDHRKVMSFDASALRWGRELFMHYNELSQEVIEI from the coding sequence ATGAGCTCATCTTTGTGTGACACTATCTGGCTTTCTGAAAAAAGAAAAAATCTCCTTCTCCTGCTTATGGAAGGTCCCAGGAATATTGAGCAAATAAAAACCTCTCTCAACGTGACCTCAAAGGCGATGATGCCCCAGATTAAAATCCTTAAAAAACAGGGCCTGGTCCTTCAGAAAGAGAACACTTATATGCTCTCGGAGATTGGAAAACTTGTTGTAGGAAACATGCTCCCTCTCCTGAATACGCTTGAGGTCCTCGAGGAAAACAAGGAATACTGGACAAGCCGGGATACAAGTGTCATTCCCCAGGAGCAATTTATGCGGCTTGGAGAATTGGGTGAGTGCATGGTAATCGAACCTGATCTTAACCATCTGTTTGACCTTCCAAGGGAATTTACGGAGAATCTTATAAAGTCCAGATGCATCATGAGTTCGCTTTCTTACTATCATCCTCTTTATTCGTCGCTTTATTCCAGGCTTGCAAAAAGCGGAGCTGAAATGGAAATAGTGCTTACAAAAGCCGTACTTGAAAGGCTAAAAAATGATTGTAGAGACGAGCTGGAAACCCTGCTCGACTCCGAGAGTACGGTTGTTAAGATCTGCGAGGAAAACCTGAATCTTCCGACAATTGCTGTTACTGAAAAATTCATGTATATCTGCCTCTTCAACAAGCAGGGAAAATACGACCATAGGAAAGTGATGAGTTTCGATGCAAGCGCTCTTCGCTGGGGAAGGGAGCTTTTCATGCATTATAATGAATTGTCTCAAGAAGTAATCGAAATCTGA
- a CDS encoding response regulator yields MVEGRILVVEDEHIVAMGIRIMLKNLGHAVTGVASSGEEAISKAERTRPDLVLMDIMLKGNLNGIEASKEIIARFGIPVVYLTTCSDRKLLEQIWDTGSGCIVKPFDEKDLEKSIDIVLSRCGLEKKDVKEDSQKLQSDSEKTRSASGYLPGPEGSK; encoded by the coding sequence ATGGTAGAAGGAAGAATTCTGGTTGTTGAGGACGAGCATATCGTTGCAATGGGAATACGGATAATGCTGAAGAATCTGGGACATGCTGTTACGGGTGTAGCTTCATCTGGAGAGGAAGCCATTAGCAAAGCCGAAAGGACCCGACCTGATCTTGTGCTTATGGATATTATGTTAAAAGGTAACCTGAATGGTATAGAAGCATCAAAGGAGATAATTGCCAGGTTCGGTATTCCAGTTGTTTACCTTACTACCTGTTCGGATCGTAAGCTTCTTGAACAGATCTGGGATACTGGGTCTGGATGTATTGTGAAACCTTTTGATGAAAAGGACTTGGAAAAGAGTATTGATATCGTTCTTTCGCGGTGCGGTTTGGAGAAGAAGGATGTGAAAGAAGACTCGCAAAAGCTTCAAAGCGATTCAGAAAAAACCAGGTCTGCTTCAGGTTACTTACCCGGCCCCGAAGGTTCAAAGTAA
- a CDS encoding MarR family winged helix-turn-helix transcriptional regulator, whose translation MDEVTLKKIILLMMERDALDNFIFEQTFQKKIISKFKNLSKNQPVVIKIIGMEGEIMPSTIGRYTGMDKSSLTRMVDDLERKGLVFRKTDPEDRRKVLVSLTEKGLECYNYSNQILDELLKLVDEKDIEDYVQSLETMVRILRKAVSQQIR comes from the coding sequence ATGGATGAAGTAACTCTGAAGAAAATAATTCTTCTGATGATGGAAAGAGACGCTCTTGACAATTTTATTTTTGAACAGACTTTTCAGAAGAAAATCATTAGCAAATTCAAAAATCTAAGCAAAAATCAACCCGTAGTAATCAAGATCATAGGTATGGAAGGTGAGATCATGCCCTCAACCATTGGGAGGTACACAGGTATGGATAAAAGCAGCCTCACTCGAATGGTTGATGATCTGGAGAGAAAAGGATTGGTATTTCGGAAAACTGACCCGGAAGACCGAAGGAAAGTGCTTGTTTCGCTGACGGAGAAAGGATTAGAGTGTTATAACTATTCTAATCAGATTCTCGATGAGTTGCTTAAGCTTGTAGATGAGAAGGATATAGAGGACTATGTCCAGAGTCTTGAGACAATGGTGAGGATTTTAAGAAAGGCAGTCAGCCAACAAATTCGATAA
- a CDS encoding MATE family efflux transporter, whose translation MDEKSEFLGKDNIKKLLFKLSVPIVVGMLVQAIYNVVDTFFVGMAYGADDVQAIGGLSIAFPIQMIIMAFGIMLGTGGSSIISRALGARENKKAEKVLGNVFSLSLILSVLIAVLCLYYLDPLLKVFGATAGVMPYAREYLKYIILGGTVFVFGTAVQNIVRSEGNARLAMNAMVLGGGLNIFLDPVFMFGFGMGVEGAAIATVISQTISSIWLLLYYIRGKGAVRFRSKTLKPDMKIIKEIGAIGTGSFVMECANSVMMIFVYNALATYGGDVAIAVFGVVMKINSIIFMTLLGMAFGLQPIVGFNYGAKKYERITEAVKLSLTATTVTGLLGLVSIYFLKEQLLGLFSTDPEYMELGKNAIVIMLLGTPLIGMNVITSTLYQALGKAKPAFLLSISRQLLFLIPAVVLLPRLYQLNGVWAAFPVSDFMAFMLSGFLLFRGYRILKESKYSSKKGAGSETADKISPI comes from the coding sequence ATGGATGAAAAAAGTGAGTTTCTTGGCAAAGATAACATAAAGAAGCTCTTGTTTAAGCTCTCAGTCCCGATTGTCGTCGGAATGCTGGTTCAGGCTATTTATAACGTAGTGGACACCTTTTTTGTGGGAATGGCCTATGGAGCAGATGACGTCCAGGCCATAGGCGGGCTCTCAATAGCTTTTCCAATTCAGATGATAATCATGGCTTTTGGGATTATGCTCGGGACAGGTGGTTCTTCCATAATCTCGCGTGCTCTTGGAGCCCGAGAAAATAAAAAAGCCGAAAAAGTACTTGGAAATGTTTTTTCCCTGAGTTTGATTTTAAGCGTACTTATAGCCGTTCTCTGCCTTTATTATCTTGATCCGCTTTTGAAGGTTTTTGGAGCAACTGCTGGTGTTATGCCCTATGCTAGAGAATATCTTAAATATATAATACTGGGAGGAACTGTCTTTGTCTTTGGGACGGCTGTTCAGAATATTGTCCGATCTGAAGGAAACGCCCGTCTTGCAATGAATGCTATGGTTTTAGGAGGCGGCCTCAATATTTTCCTTGACCCAGTTTTCATGTTTGGTTTCGGGATGGGTGTTGAAGGCGCTGCAATTGCAACCGTAATATCACAGACGATATCTTCGATCTGGCTCCTGCTATACTATATTAGAGGAAAAGGGGCTGTACGCTTTAGGTCCAAAACCTTGAAACCAGACATGAAAATCATTAAGGAAATTGGGGCTATTGGTACTGGATCTTTTGTAATGGAATGCGCGAACAGTGTCATGATGATTTTCGTGTACAATGCACTTGCAACTTATGGAGGAGACGTTGCTATTGCTGTTTTTGGTGTGGTAATGAAGATTAATTCTATCATTTTCATGACCCTCCTGGGTATGGCCTTTGGCCTGCAGCCAATTGTCGGGTTCAACTATGGAGCAAAAAAATATGAAAGGATAACCGAAGCTGTGAAATTATCGCTCACAGCGACAACGGTCACTGGGCTTCTTGGACTGGTTAGTATTTACTTCTTAAAAGAACAACTTCTTGGGTTATTCAGCACAGATCCGGAATATATGGAGCTTGGGAAAAACGCTATAGTGATTATGTTGCTCGGAACGCCTTTGATAGGTATGAATGTAATTACTTCAACCCTATATCAGGCCCTGGGAAAAGCAAAACCCGCTTTCCTTCTATCCATTAGCCGACAGCTCCTATTTCTGATCCCTGCTGTTGTTCTCCTTCCCCGTTTATACCAGCTGAATGGAGTCTGGGCGGCTTTTCCGGTGTCGGACTTTATGGCATTTATGCTGTCCGGGTTTCTGCTTTTCAGGGGATACAGAATCTTAAAAGAAAGTAAATATTCTTCAAAAAAAGGTGCGGGGTCAGAAACTGCAGATAAAATATCACCTATCTGA
- a CDS encoding histidine kinase dimerization/phosphoacceptor domain -containing protein — translation MRFNNFPLKSKLVIYIVVGVFLVLAVSTAVIISTVTSQEEKLAYQKSIEMASSYANQFDTGMKANSAVAKTLALTMENYKASNRTEVIGILENILEKNPNLIGVYVGYEPNAFDGKDAEYINASGHDATGRFVPYCNKIKGPMTIEPLVHYDFSDYYQLPKAREEDVLTEPYFYEGIFMVSYDSPIFKNGEFVGIAGVDVPLDYMDDVLSKVKAFDTGYAFMVSNTGVLLSHPTRKDWIGKKSLYDFNSKEISRAADDIKNGTGGYIETLDSTTGKTVVMFYEPVRTGNLAFVLVIPKEEMLEGVVDLRNRLLVISAISILFMAALAYMIALSITRPIDEIVKDFKNIAQDAVQGKLDVRADTDVERDFREIPTGLNEILKAVIVPVRESIRVTNALARGELKERVNVDVQGEFRELGNTLDKFSETLNSIIDDSNAVLTAFQQNDFKRQISIHGQGDFKLLTDGIEETRQALDMITTQRREAEKALLDYAKELERSNQLKEELERVINTSPVIVFLWKYEPKWPAEFVSENITRLGYEVEDFTSNRLLYGDIVHPEDLKKMTDELEMNVEAGCADYTSEYRILTKSGEARWVDERTFIQRSEDGDVHLQGIILDITEHKKAEDALLQMEEIRKKEIHHRIKNNLQVISMLLYLESGNFTDRDVIEAFRDSQNRVKSMALVHEKLYQSEDMVSVDFADYIENLVDYLFQSYSLDSRKVSLKLDVEKVFLGMDTAVPLGIIVNELVSNSLKHAFAGEKEGEIYIELHRSRENSTLQNKDPDNSENTKSRPQNNEQTDLNGVTEDKDEKLILIVRDNGKGFPENLDFRNTTSLGLQLVTTLVDQIEGDIRLDRCRGTSFEISFLRK, via the coding sequence ATGAGATTTAATAATTTCCCCCTGAAATCAAAGCTAGTTATCTACATTGTTGTTGGGGTTTTTCTTGTTCTCGCAGTTTCTACGGCTGTGATCATCAGTACGGTCACCTCCCAGGAAGAAAAGCTGGCTTATCAGAAATCAATTGAAATGGCAAGCAGTTATGCAAACCAGTTCGATACCGGCATGAAAGCTAACAGCGCAGTTGCAAAAACTCTTGCTCTTACAATGGAAAATTACAAGGCTTCCAACAGGACTGAGGTAATAGGCATCCTTGAGAATATCCTTGAAAAAAATCCAAATCTGATTGGGGTTTATGTGGGATACGAGCCAAACGCTTTTGATGGCAAAGATGCAGAATATATTAACGCCTCAGGACACGATGCAACAGGCAGATTTGTTCCTTATTGCAATAAAATTAAAGGTCCTATGACAATTGAGCCTCTTGTCCACTATGATTTTTCTGATTATTACCAGCTGCCAAAAGCCAGAGAAGAAGATGTCCTGACCGAACCCTACTTTTATGAAGGAATATTCATGGTGAGTTATGACTCTCCTATTTTTAAAAATGGAGAGTTTGTAGGGATTGCCGGTGTGGATGTACCTCTTGATTATATGGACGATGTTTTGAGTAAGGTCAAAGCTTTTGACACAGGATACGCCTTCATGGTAAGCAACACAGGCGTCCTGCTCTCTCACCCTACACGCAAGGACTGGATCGGGAAAAAGAGTCTCTACGACTTTAATTCGAAAGAAATATCCAGAGCCGCAGATGATATAAAAAACGGAACTGGCGGATATATTGAGACCCTGGACTCTACCACAGGCAAAACTGTTGTAATGTTCTATGAACCTGTGCGAACCGGAAATCTCGCCTTTGTGCTTGTAATTCCTAAAGAGGAAATGCTTGAAGGTGTTGTTGATCTTCGGAACAGGCTTCTGGTCATTTCTGCAATTTCCATTCTGTTTATGGCGGCTCTTGCTTATATGATTGCTCTTTCTATTACAAGGCCAATAGATGAAATCGTTAAGGATTTCAAGAACATTGCCCAGGATGCGGTTCAAGGAAAACTTGATGTCAGGGCAGACACAGATGTGGAGAGAGATTTCAGAGAAATCCCTACAGGCCTGAATGAAATCCTTAAAGCTGTAATTGTTCCTGTAAGAGAGTCTATAAGAGTAACCAATGCACTTGCAAGAGGGGAGTTAAAAGAGAGGGTAAATGTGGATGTACAGGGAGAGTTTAGAGAACTCGGAAATACACTTGACAAATTCTCAGAAACTTTGAACAGTATTATTGATGATTCAAATGCTGTTCTTACTGCATTCCAGCAGAATGATTTTAAACGGCAGATCAGTATCCATGGGCAGGGTGATTTCAAGCTGCTTACGGACGGAATCGAAGAAACCCGTCAGGCTCTTGATATGATTACAACCCAGAGAAGAGAGGCGGAAAAAGCCCTTCTGGACTATGCGAAAGAACTTGAGCGTTCCAACCAGCTTAAGGAAGAGCTGGAAAGGGTTATCAATACAAGTCCTGTAATTGTGTTTCTGTGGAAGTATGAACCCAAGTGGCCTGCAGAGTTTGTTTCGGAAAATATTACCAGGCTGGGTTATGAGGTAGAGGATTTCACCTCGAACAGGCTTCTTTATGGGGATATTGTGCATCCCGAAGACTTGAAAAAGATGACCGACGAACTTGAAATGAACGTTGAAGCCGGCTGCGCGGACTATACCTCAGAATATAGGATTCTCACAAAATCCGGGGAGGCCCGCTGGGTTGACGAAAGGACATTTATCCAGCGCAGCGAGGACGGCGACGTCCATCTTCAGGGCATTATTCTGGACATAACCGAGCATAAGAAAGCCGAAGATGCACTTCTCCAGATGGAGGAAATCCGCAAAAAAGAAATTCATCACCGCATTAAGAATAATTTGCAGGTGATTTCTATGCTTTTATATCTTGAGTCCGGAAATTTTACGGACAGGGATGTGATCGAGGCTTTCAGGGACAGCCAGAACAGGGTAAAATCAATGGCTCTTGTCCACGAAAAACTTTACCAGTCCGAGGATATGGTAAGTGTGGACTTTGCGGATTATATTGAGAATCTTGTAGATTACCTGTTCCAGTCCTACTCTTTGGACAGCAGAAAAGTGAGTTTGAAGTTGGATGTCGAAAAGGTTTTCCTTGGAATGGATACGGCTGTTCCCCTGGGAATAATTGTCAATGAGCTGGTCTCAAATTCTCTGAAACATGCTTTTGCCGGAGAGAAAGAAGGAGAGATATATATTGAGTTGCACAGAAGTAGAGAAAACTCTACCTTGCAGAATAAGGATCCTGACAACTCCGAAAATACAAAATCCAGGCCGCAGAATAATGAACAGACTGACCTTAACGGCGTAACAGAGGACAAGGATGAGAAGTTGATCCTTATAGTTAGAGATAACGGCAAGGGATTCCCTGAGAATCTGGACTTCCGGAACACAACTTCCTTGGGCTTACAGCTGGTAACAACGCTTGTAGATCAGATTGAAGGGGATATTAGACTTGATCGATGCAGGGGAACAAGTTTCGAGATTAGTTTTCTCAGAAAATGA
- a CDS encoding AAA family ATPase has translation MFLKEKLLEIKSVFMAYFKEREAEINGSLLAVLSGENLLFLGPPGTAKTQLAKNICQSIEGGNFFNYLLTSFSTPEELFGPLSLKALEKDEFHRKIDGCLPTAHIALLDEIFKASSAILNSLLTILNEHKYHNGRELVDVPLLSVFGASNELPDENESLEALYDRFLFRYRLSYIQDDENFRDLLFRSPEEFEPAATLRVSAIYELRARAKDMPVDPDVEVIITELRKSLQLQEIEISDRRWKKVIQVLKVAACSSGCPTVDRTMVLLLQHMLWNLPEERETIRKTVFEFAISGGISTEKLCQEAEDLQAAVSIALKNELPVNIICDSCGEEFLLRQEIETHHISHPNHSYTLKAEGSSRIYPYSNLVKKIDSLQEVAGKVSTLSQAQKEIFETELEALVDRMERVKYRFEAERELLKNLMNANIWLSTLDRNEALLLHDTRSTELSELNDLISKSRLMLGVQSRQAKPEPKPALQPAKEAGKREIEKISVSDSGNSVNSFMKGIGSRFKLR, from the coding sequence TTGTTCCTGAAAGAAAAGCTTCTTGAGATCAAATCCGTATTTATGGCTTATTTTAAAGAGCGAGAAGCCGAGATCAATGGCTCACTCCTTGCCGTGCTGTCCGGAGAAAACCTCCTTTTTCTGGGGCCTCCCGGAACGGCAAAAACTCAGCTTGCGAAAAATATCTGCCAGTCAATCGAAGGAGGAAATTTCTTTAATTATCTCCTGACAAGTTTTTCCACTCCTGAAGAGCTATTTGGCCCACTTTCCTTAAAAGCCCTGGAAAAAGACGAGTTCCACCGGAAAATCGATGGCTGCCTCCCAACTGCGCATATCGCTTTGCTGGACGAGATTTTCAAAGCGAGCAGTGCGATTCTGAACAGCCTCCTGACGATCCTCAATGAGCACAAATACCATAACGGCAGAGAGCTTGTAGATGTACCTCTGCTTTCGGTTTTCGGGGCATCCAATGAGCTTCCTGATGAAAATGAGAGTCTTGAAGCTCTTTATGACCGCTTTTTATTCAGGTACAGGCTCTCCTACATTCAGGACGATGAGAATTTCCGGGACCTCCTTTTCAGGAGCCCTGAAGAATTCGAACCTGCTGCAACTCTCAGGGTTTCCGCAATATACGAACTCCGAGCACGTGCAAAGGACATGCCTGTTGATCCTGATGTTGAGGTCATTATAACTGAGCTCCGAAAAAGCCTTCAACTTCAGGAAATTGAAATCTCGGACCGGCGTTGGAAAAAAGTTATTCAGGTCTTGAAGGTTGCAGCCTGCAGCAGCGGATGCCCTACCGTGGACAGGACAATGGTACTCCTGCTTCAGCACATGCTCTGGAACTTGCCTGAAGAGCGAGAAACCATAAGAAAAACCGTTTTTGAGTTCGCAATTTCAGGCGGAATCAGCACGGAAAAACTGTGCCAGGAAGCCGAAGACCTCCAGGCTGCGGTAAGTATTGCTCTGAAAAATGAACTTCCTGTAAATATTATCTGCGACAGTTGCGGAGAAGAATTCCTGCTAAGGCAGGAAATCGAAACCCACCATATTTCCCACCCTAATCACAGCTATACCCTTAAAGCTGAAGGATCTTCAAGGATCTATCCCTATAGCAACCTTGTGAAAAAAATTGATTCGCTCCAGGAAGTCGCTGGAAAAGTGAGCACACTGTCACAGGCTCAAAAAGAAATTTTTGAAACCGAATTAGAAGCCCTGGTCGATCGCATGGAACGCGTAAAATACAGGTTTGAAGCCGAAAGAGAACTTCTCAAAAACCTGATGAATGCAAATATCTGGCTCTCAACGCTTGACAGAAACGAGGCTCTCCTTCTTCACGATACCCGAAGTACCGAACTATCAGAGCTCAACGACCTTATATCGAAAAGTCGGTTAATGCTTGGAGTTCAGAGCAGGCAAGCAAAACCTGAACCAAAGCCTGCACTTCAGCCTGCAAAAGAAGCGGGAAAAAGAGAAATTGAAAAAATTTCCGTATCCGATTCGGGCAACAGTGTCAACAGTTTTATGAAGGGAATTGGTTCTCGATTCAAACTCAGATAA
- a CDS encoding vWA domain-containing protein produces MESSGDFPNNPGAASYGTYSFSENKASGNKGLQDLLILQNQTATVLKRDLRNTIAFPRTIPRPIREKIAEIITLEILFGQPYEIKDPKRFIETFGAFYPILLTLRNSKPWPKLRKIAKKSRGAGIAGLKILLPLIYEILGHFSESTSVSGTECLKELDAGMDEVLRQFEEILKETLLMWGNSGPAEFSGRKDHEMKNSGESALVDVVLSFMQKGGYQEFLERVMEGLYRRMNEFVSEMEENLELFDTLALLFPRRNWSYSVKELKKEPFYVQLKMLKNYSTFFEKSPDLKKIIDFIGRREFDPPSDHICLSPFGKNRIQTVRFSDSINNLLPMEAAKLLNPSLKKKFYADMLEGKLLSYQLLGKHYTGPPRIKPRGPMIVLVDTSGSMHGAPQTLAKSAVLAMAKLMLSQQRDMKVILFASTNQHLEIELSSRKKMSEKFLNFLLYTFGGGTDFNTALASGLKSLKEKDFQGADLLFITDGKSEVSDELVLARWEEAKKKYNAKVYSLIVGSSGAGGLSEISDYIYFVEMEMDSEGRSGFVRLIKFTGEKHESHRFQ; encoded by the coding sequence ATGGAAAGCTCTGGGGATTTTCCAAATAATCCAGGTGCAGCCTCATATGGAACTTACTCCTTTTCAGAAAATAAAGCCTCAGGAAATAAGGGCTTGCAGGATTTGCTTATACTCCAGAATCAGACTGCGACCGTGCTGAAACGGGATCTCAGGAACACAATAGCCTTTCCTCGAACTATTCCCCGTCCAATACGAGAAAAAATAGCCGAAATCATAACTCTTGAGATCCTCTTTGGCCAGCCTTATGAGATTAAGGATCCTAAAAGGTTTATTGAGACTTTCGGAGCTTTTTATCCAATTCTTCTTACCCTGAGAAACTCAAAACCCTGGCCTAAACTCCGAAAAATTGCAAAAAAAAGCCGGGGAGCCGGAATTGCAGGCTTGAAAATTCTTCTGCCTTTGATTTATGAGATCCTGGGACACTTTTCAGAATCAACCAGTGTTTCAGGTACAGAGTGTCTTAAGGAGCTTGATGCCGGAATGGATGAGGTCCTGAGGCAATTTGAAGAAATCCTGAAAGAAACTCTCCTTATGTGGGGGAATTCGGGACCTGCGGAATTTTCAGGGAGGAAAGACCATGAAATGAAAAATTCCGGAGAATCTGCCCTTGTCGACGTTGTTCTGTCATTCATGCAGAAAGGAGGGTACCAGGAGTTTCTGGAAAGAGTTATGGAGGGGCTATACAGGAGAATGAACGAATTCGTTTCGGAAATGGAAGAAAACCTGGAGCTTTTCGATACGCTTGCTCTGCTTTTTCCCCGGCGCAACTGGAGTTATTCCGTAAAAGAGCTTAAAAAAGAGCCTTTCTATGTGCAGCTTAAAATGCTTAAAAACTATTCGACCTTTTTTGAAAAAAGTCCTGACCTGAAAAAAATTATAGATTTCATAGGCAGGCGGGAATTTGACCCGCCCTCAGACCATATATGCCTTTCACCTTTCGGGAAAAACCGGATACAGACTGTGCGTTTTTCCGACTCCATTAATAACCTGTTGCCCATGGAAGCCGCAAAACTCCTGAATCCTTCTCTGAAAAAGAAGTTCTATGCAGACATGCTTGAAGGAAAGCTCCTGAGCTACCAGCTCCTTGGAAAGCATTACACAGGCCCTCCACGCATAAAACCCAGAGGCCCGATGATAGTGCTTGTGGACACTTCCGGGTCAATGCACGGAGCTCCCCAAACTTTAGCTAAATCTGCGGTGCTGGCTATGGCAAAACTGATGCTTTCCCAGCAGAGGGACATGAAAGTTATCCTTTTTGCCTCGACAAACCAGCACCTGGAAATCGAACTTAGCAGCAGGAAAAAAATGTCCGAAAAATTCCTTAATTTCCTTCTCTATACCTTCGGCGGAGGGACTGACTTCAATACCGCCCTTGCCTCAGGCCTTAAGTCTCTGAAAGAAAAGGATTTTCAGGGTGCAGACCTGCTCTTTATAACCGATGGCAAATCAGAAGTTTCTGACGAACTGGTACTGGCCCGCTGGGAGGAAGCAAAAAAGAAGTATAACGCAAAGGTCTATTCACTGATAGTAGGCAGCAGCGGAGCAGGAGGTTTGTCTGAAATCTCGGATTATATTTATTTTGTAGAAATGGAAATGGATTCTGAGGGCAGAAGTGGATTTGTGAGATTAATCAAATTTACAGGAGAGAAACATGAAAGCCACAGATTCCAATAA
- a CDS encoding response regulator — translation MAEERKKVEGRILVVEDEHIVAMGIKKMVKSLGYTVTGVASSGKDAISKAESTFPDVVLMDIMLKGDMDGVEAAGEIRERFDVPVVYLTAYSDNKILERAKKTEPFGYIVKPFDENDLHSSIEIALHRHRKEKEKTE, via the coding sequence ATGGCAGAAGAACGAAAAAAGGTGGAAGGCAGAATTCTTGTCGTTGAAGACGAGCATATCGTTGCAATGGGAATAAAAAAAATGGTAAAGAGTTTGGGGTACACGGTTACCGGTGTAGCCTCGTCCGGAAAGGATGCCATTAGCAAGGCTGAGAGTACTTTCCCTGATGTTGTGCTTATGGATATCATGTTAAAAGGTGATATGGACGGCGTAGAAGCTGCAGGTGAAATCAGGGAAAGGTTTGATGTCCCGGTTGTTTACCTGACTGCTTATTCTGATAATAAGATTCTTGAAAGGGCTAAAAAAACTGAACCTTTTGGTTATATCGTAAAACCTTTTGATGAGAATGATCTGCACAGCAGCATTGAGATAGCCCTGCACAGGCACAGGAAGGAAAAAGAAAAAACGGAATGA
- a CDS encoding MarR family winged helix-turn-helix transcriptional regulator translates to MENSVKVNLKEIDPREILGPIAHIYRSNVAYMAKELDAYRVGSGQFEFLMFLYCKDGVSQETIARTLKVSKATSARAIQNLEKEGYVHRERDESDLRAYKVYLTGKGKEMRDIIFKKQTAFISILFSDFTFEEKEIFRLLIHKAVIKLFEPGFEPPSDRPNDMK, encoded by the coding sequence ATGGAAAATTCTGTAAAAGTAAACTTAAAGGAAATAGACCCTAGAGAAATATTAGGTCCAATTGCCCACATATATCGGAGCAATGTGGCATACATGGCAAAGGAACTCGATGCTTACAGGGTAGGAAGCGGACAGTTTGAGTTTTTAATGTTTTTGTACTGCAAAGATGGAGTATCACAGGAGACTATTGCAAGAACCCTGAAAGTCAGCAAAGCAACAAGTGCAAGAGCAATCCAGAATCTGGAAAAAGAAGGTTATGTTCATAGGGAAAGAGACGAAAGTGACCTTCGAGCTTACAAGGTTTACCTGACTGGAAAAGGAAAGGAAATGAGAGATATAATATTTAAAAAGCAGACTGCTTTCATATCTATTCTCTTTTCGGATTTTACCTTTGAAGAAAAAGAAATTTTCAGGTTACTCATTCATAAAGCTGTGATTAAACTTTTTGAGCCTGGATTCGAGCCTCCATCTGACAGACCTAATGACATGAAGTAA